In Paraburkholderia sprentiae WSM5005, a genomic segment contains:
- a CDS encoding MFS transporter codes for MSSELESRVSRKLMLRIVPFVMLLYFVSFLDRVNVGFAALSMNKAIGLSPTAFGLGGGLFFIGYFLFEVPSNLILHKVGARRWIARVMVSWGLVSLASAFVVGPNSFYALRFILGVAEAGFFPGIILYLSLWFPARQRAVAAAWFMAAAPISTAIGSPISGAIMKLPPIAGLADWQMLYVLEALPAIILGFVVLKYLTDKPAQAEWLQPEERDWLIAKLKLEADARHAHAGHTASALSALRDPRVLALALIYFGTSAGLYTLGLWAPLIIRQYGFGSFETGLLAGVPSVLAVIAMVLWAKHSDRTDERTWHVVIPCALACVGFVFAGNAATALMIVLALVVVNVGISAAKAPLWAMPSMFLSGAGAAAGIAMINSIGNLGGFVGPFAIGWLKNVTGGYAAGLYVVGATLAVSAVVTLMLGRQTKHAAVVVGERPGH; via the coding sequence ATGAGTTCCGAACTCGAAAGCCGGGTGTCCCGCAAGCTGATGCTGCGGATCGTCCCGTTCGTCATGCTGCTGTACTTCGTGAGCTTTCTCGATCGCGTGAACGTGGGCTTCGCCGCGCTGTCGATGAACAAGGCGATCGGCCTTTCGCCTACCGCATTCGGCCTCGGCGGCGGGCTCTTTTTTATCGGCTATTTTCTGTTCGAAGTGCCGTCGAACCTGATCTTGCACAAGGTCGGCGCGCGGCGCTGGATTGCGCGCGTGATGGTGTCGTGGGGCCTCGTGTCGCTCGCATCCGCGTTCGTCGTCGGGCCGAACAGTTTCTACGCGCTGCGCTTCATTCTCGGCGTCGCGGAAGCGGGCTTCTTCCCGGGCATCATCCTGTATCTGAGTCTGTGGTTTCCCGCGCGTCAGCGAGCGGTCGCGGCGGCGTGGTTCATGGCCGCCGCGCCGATTTCGACCGCGATCGGCTCGCCAATTTCCGGCGCGATCATGAAGCTGCCGCCCATCGCCGGACTTGCCGACTGGCAGATGCTCTACGTGCTCGAGGCCTTGCCTGCGATCATCCTCGGCTTCGTCGTGCTCAAGTATCTGACCGACAAGCCGGCGCAAGCCGAATGGTTGCAGCCCGAGGAGCGCGACTGGCTGATCGCGAAACTGAAGCTCGAAGCCGACGCGCGGCACGCGCATGCGGGCCACACGGCAAGCGCGCTCAGCGCGTTGCGCGATCCGCGGGTGCTCGCGCTCGCGCTGATCTACTTCGGCACCTCGGCGGGACTTTATACGCTCGGCTTATGGGCGCCGCTGATCATTCGCCAATACGGTTTCGGCTCGTTCGAAACCGGGCTGCTTGCGGGTGTGCCGAGCGTGCTCGCGGTGATCGCGATGGTGCTATGGGCGAAGCACTCCGATCGCACCGACGAGCGGACGTGGCACGTCGTGATTCCGTGCGCGCTCGCGTGCGTCGGCTTCGTGTTCGCCGGCAATGCGGCCACCGCATTGATGATCGTGCTTGCGCTCGTCGTCGTGAACGTGGGCATCAGTGCCGCGAAGGCGCCGCTGTGGGCGATGCCGAGCATGTTCCTGTCGGGTGCCGGGGCGGCGGCGGGGATTGCGATGATCAACTCGATCGGCAACCTCGGCGGCTTTGTCGGGCCGTTTGCGATTGGCTGGCTCAAGAACGTGACCGGCGGCTATGCGGCGGGGCTTTACGTGGTCGGCGCGACGTTGGCGGTGTCCGCGGTCGTGACGCTGATGTTGGGCCGGCAGACGAAGCATGCGGCGGTCGTGGTGGGTGAACGGCCGGGGCATTGA
- a CDS encoding LysR substrate-binding domain-containing protein, whose product MRDTVQPADLSFFSTLAASGSLSAAARELGLTAAAVSKRLTQMEQRAGVPLVNRTTRRMMLTPEGELYVEHARRILDEIDQLAELLGSAKKTPKGLLRVNATLGFGRSHIGPAISRFVARYPQVSVQLQLSVTPPPLTDDSFDVCIRFGEPPDTRVVARRLAPNRRLLCAAPSYLAAHGLPLTAHDLTRHDCIGIRQGDEAYGVWRLTSGRGAARKTEAVRIKGTLTTNDGEIAVKWALDGHGILMRAEWDIRQYLADGSLVQLLPDHDTPNADIFAVYSPRHQMSNRIRAFVEFIARELGGEG is encoded by the coding sequence ATGCGCGACACCGTTCAGCCGGCGGATCTGAGCTTTTTCTCGACGCTCGCCGCGAGCGGCAGCCTGAGCGCAGCCGCGCGCGAACTGGGGCTGACCGCGGCCGCCGTCAGCAAGCGCCTCACCCAGATGGAGCAGCGCGCGGGCGTCCCGCTCGTCAACCGCACGACGCGCCGCATGATGCTGACACCGGAAGGCGAGCTATACGTCGAACACGCGCGGCGAATTCTCGACGAGATCGACCAACTGGCCGAACTGCTCGGCTCGGCGAAGAAGACGCCGAAGGGTCTGCTGCGCGTGAACGCGACGCTCGGCTTCGGGCGCAGCCATATCGGGCCGGCGATCTCTCGCTTCGTCGCGCGGTATCCGCAGGTGTCGGTCCAACTGCAGCTTTCGGTCACGCCCCCGCCGCTCACCGACGACAGCTTCGACGTCTGCATCCGCTTCGGCGAGCCGCCCGATACGCGCGTGGTCGCACGCCGGCTCGCGCCGAACCGGCGTCTGCTGTGCGCGGCGCCGTCGTATCTGGCGGCGCACGGCCTGCCGCTCACGGCGCACGATCTGACGCGCCACGATTGCATCGGCATTCGTCAGGGTGACGAAGCGTACGGTGTGTGGCGACTGACTTCGGGACGCGGCGCCGCGCGCAAGACCGAGGCGGTGCGCATCAAGGGCACGCTGACCACCAACGATGGCGAGATCGCCGTCAAATGGGCGCTCGACGGACACGGCATCCTGATGCGCGCGGAGTGGGACATCCGGCAGTATCTCGCGGACGGTTCGCTCGTCCAGTTGCTGCCCGATCACGACACACCGAACGCGGATATCTTCGCGGTGTATTCGCCGCGGCATCAGATGTCGAATCGTATTCGCGCGTTCGTCGAGTTTATTGCGCGGGAGTTGGGGGGTGAGGGGTAG
- a CDS encoding glutaredoxin family protein: MLMKALRAGLGQLIVLGDAVSRPRPQRRSAQGQAAVEKEAARLSLYQFHACPFCVKTRRALHRLNVPMTLHDAKDDPVQREHLLAGGGKIKVPCLHIQEEGQSRWLYDSNAIIAYLEQRFAGIV; the protein is encoded by the coding sequence ATGTTGATGAAAGCCCTGCGTGCCGGTCTCGGCCAGTTAATCGTGCTCGGCGACGCCGTCAGTCGCCCACGCCCGCAACGCCGTTCGGCGCAAGGTCAGGCCGCAGTGGAAAAAGAAGCGGCGCGGCTGTCGCTGTATCAATTCCATGCGTGCCCTTTCTGCGTAAAGACCCGACGTGCCCTGCATCGTCTGAATGTGCCGATGACTCTACACGACGCCAAAGACGATCCTGTGCAGCGGGAGCATTTGCTGGCCGGGGGCGGCAAGATCAAGGTGCCCTGCCTGCATATTCAGGAGGAAGGCCAGTCGCGTTGGTTGTACGACTCCAACGCGATCATCGCCTATCTGGAGCAACGCTTCGCTGGCATCGTCTGA
- a CDS encoding LysR substrate-binding domain-containing protein, translating to MNLRQVEAFPLVMLRGSMTAAAEELGTSQPSISRLIAELEAATGLTLFVRNGGRIHATDAGSAFYREVDRSFVGLEKLQHSAREILELGSGRLRIVAAPVLALSFLPAVIARFVDAHPRVAVSLEMRSESTIQRWVSSGHCDVGFATTTPDAFGVTSVELYELAGLCALPARHALAARTRIRAADLRGERLILPSYADDTRAALDRALRPAGADQVPAIETPYGATICALVTRGAGVGIVNPLATVDVDPTRIVFRPFAPEIWFRGFTLYPQTPRGNPVVGAFLELVGEQMAVLRQGAHI from the coding sequence ATGAATCTCAGGCAGGTCGAGGCGTTCCCGCTGGTCATGCTGCGCGGTTCGATGACGGCTGCCGCCGAAGAACTCGGCACATCGCAACCGAGCATCAGCCGGTTGATCGCGGAACTGGAAGCCGCGACGGGGTTGACCCTGTTCGTGCGCAATGGCGGACGCATTCACGCCACCGATGCGGGCAGTGCGTTCTATCGCGAGGTGGATCGCAGCTTCGTCGGCCTGGAGAAACTGCAGCATTCGGCGCGAGAGATTCTTGAACTCGGCAGTGGGCGGCTGCGCATCGTGGCAGCGCCGGTGCTCGCGTTGTCGTTTTTGCCTGCCGTGATCGCGCGCTTCGTGGACGCCCATCCGCGCGTCGCGGTATCGCTCGAAATGCGCAGCGAGAGCACGATCCAGCGCTGGGTGTCGTCGGGACACTGCGACGTCGGCTTCGCGACCACCACGCCGGATGCGTTCGGCGTGACGAGCGTGGAACTCTATGAGCTGGCGGGGCTATGCGCGCTGCCGGCGCGTCATGCGCTCGCGGCGCGCACGCGAATTCGCGCGGCCGACTTGCGTGGCGAACGGCTCATCCTGCCATCCTATGCGGACGATACGCGTGCAGCGCTCGATCGCGCGCTCCGTCCGGCGGGTGCGGATCAGGTGCCTGCAATCGAGACGCCGTATGGCGCGACCATCTGCGCACTCGTGACGCGCGGCGCGGGCGTGGGCATCGTCAATCCGCTCGCGACCGTGGATGTCGATCCGACGCGCATCGTGTTCCGGCCGTTCGCGCCGGAGATTTGGTTTCGCGGCTTCACGCTTTATCCGCAGACGCCTCGGGGCAATCCGGTGGTCGGCGCGTTTCTCGAACTCGTAGGTGAGCAGATGGCGGTGTTGAGGCAGGGCGCACATATCTGA
- a CDS encoding tartrate dehydrogenase — MKTYRIATIPGDGIGKEVVPAGAQVLDALAKTTRAFTFEFENFDWGGDYYRQHGVMMPPNGLDAIREKDAILFGSAGDKDIPDHITLWGLRLKICQGFDQYANVRPTRILPGIDAPLKYCKPGDLNWVIVRENSEGEYSGVGGRVHQGHSIEAATDVSIMTRAGVERIMRFAFRLAQSRPRKLLTVITKSNAQRHAMVMWDEIALDISKEFPDVTWDKELVDAATARMVNRPTTLDTIVATNLHADILSDLAAALAGSLGIAPTGNIDPERRYPSMFEPIHGSAFDIMGKGLANPVGTFWSVVMLLEHLGEFDAARRVMQAIEAVTANKALHTRDLGGTATTAQVTAAVCAFVEQAATPAASAA; from the coding sequence ATGAAAACCTACCGCATTGCAACCATCCCCGGCGACGGCATCGGCAAGGAGGTCGTGCCGGCCGGCGCGCAAGTGCTCGACGCGCTCGCGAAGACCACGCGCGCCTTCACGTTCGAGTTCGAGAACTTCGACTGGGGCGGCGACTACTACCGCCAGCACGGTGTGATGATGCCGCCGAACGGGCTCGACGCGATCCGCGAGAAAGACGCGATCCTGTTCGGCTCGGCGGGCGACAAGGACATTCCCGATCACATCACGCTGTGGGGTCTGCGTCTGAAGATCTGCCAGGGCTTCGATCAATACGCGAACGTGCGCCCGACGCGCATCCTGCCCGGCATCGACGCGCCGCTGAAGTACTGCAAGCCGGGCGATCTGAACTGGGTCATCGTCCGGGAAAATTCGGAGGGTGAATATTCGGGCGTCGGTGGCCGCGTGCATCAAGGCCATTCGATCGAAGCGGCGACCGATGTATCGATCATGACGCGCGCGGGCGTCGAGCGCATCATGCGCTTCGCGTTCCGGCTCGCGCAATCGCGTCCGCGCAAGCTGTTGACCGTGATCACGAAGAGCAACGCGCAGCGTCACGCGATGGTGATGTGGGACGAGATCGCGCTCGACATTTCGAAGGAGTTTCCGGACGTCACGTGGGACAAGGAGCTCGTCGACGCGGCGACCGCGCGCATGGTCAATCGTCCCACGACGCTCGACACGATCGTCGCCACCAATCTGCACGCCGATATTCTCAGCGACCTCGCCGCCGCGCTGGCGGGCAGCCTCGGCATCGCACCGACCGGCAACATCGACCCGGAGCGCCGCTATCCGTCGATGTTCGAGCCGATTCACGGCTCCGCGTTCGACATCATGGGCAAGGGGCTCGCGAATCCGGTCGGCACGTTCTGGTCGGTCGTGATGCTGCTCGAACACCTCGGCGAATTCGACGCGGCCCGGCGCGTGATGCAGGCGATCGAAGCGGTCACCGCGAACAAGGCTTTGCATACGCGCGACCTCGGCGGCACGGCCACGACCGCGCAGGTGACGGCGGCCGTGTGCGCGTTCGTCGAGCAGGCGGCCACACCCGCGGCGAGCGCAGCCTGA
- a CDS encoding TIGR00366 family protein, whose translation MENRNSNSSAITENAVPSRRFVAWLVYVFEQVMPNPFVLSIGLTLVVYLLATFFAPCASLPTMPTALHGGTFNIPGLALQMILILATGYAIADVLAVQRRQRALAAHIQTPAAPVLS comes from the coding sequence ATGGAAAACAGAAACAGCAATTCGTCGGCCATCACGGAGAACGCCGTGCCGAGCCGTAGGTTCGTAGCATGGCTGGTTTATGTGTTCGAACAGGTCATGCCTAACCCGTTCGTGCTTTCAATCGGCTTGACGCTGGTGGTCTACCTTCTGGCCACATTCTTCGCGCCGTGTGCATCGCTGCCGACGATGCCCACTGCCTTGCACGGCGGCACGTTCAACATCCCCGGCCTCGCGTTGCAGATGATTCTGATCCTCGCGACCGGCTACGCCATCGCCGATGTGCTGGCCGTGCAGCGCCGGCAACGCGCCCTCGCCGCGCACATCCAGACACCGGCGGCGCCCGTGTTGAGCTGA
- a CDS encoding ATP-grasp domain-containing protein yields MSIEEPRAPGELNPEFYRRQADVCRTAGDELAALANLIAARMLDAFAAQPSVAQTRNLCDVATAYFMKGDYEAAAHWYRLVLDIDPDTAVAWLNLAAIHAEQDDEHEAAACRERAYKSQRVFIEQTGGETRRVLILCSGSGTGNVPFAALLPGTVNCRIKYAIDHALDEEDASLPPFDIVFNAVGDPDIAEPIAKRLARFESRSSRPVLNRSAVVARTRRHWLPELLRGLTDVVSAHCVLGIAPTGAEEPLARRVADNGLTFPLLLRPVASHGGDGLVRCDDPDTLNAHLRVMNGAHYLSAFHNTRDADGFYRKYRMIFIDGEPFAYHLAISPHWMVHYFSADMEAHAWKLDEERRFLADPRGAIGDRALRAIANIGERLALDYAGIDFTILPDGRVFVFEANATMLVHYERDDGPLKHKNGHVQRIVDAFEQMMIRRSLSHAGVRDLRRHTAST; encoded by the coding sequence ATGTCCATCGAAGAACCCCGCGCGCCGGGCGAGCTCAATCCAGAGTTCTACCGTAGGCAGGCCGACGTCTGTCGCACGGCGGGCGACGAACTCGCCGCGCTCGCAAATCTGATCGCCGCTCGAATGCTCGACGCTTTCGCCGCCCAACCGTCCGTCGCACAAACGCGCAATCTGTGTGACGTCGCCACCGCCTATTTTATGAAAGGCGACTACGAGGCCGCTGCGCATTGGTATCGTCTCGTGCTCGATATCGATCCCGATACCGCCGTCGCTTGGTTGAACCTGGCGGCGATCCACGCCGAACAGGACGACGAACACGAGGCCGCGGCATGCCGCGAACGCGCGTACAAGTCTCAGCGCGTGTTCATCGAACAGACGGGCGGCGAGACGCGCCGCGTGTTGATTCTTTGTAGCGGCAGCGGCACCGGCAACGTGCCGTTCGCAGCGTTGCTGCCCGGTACGGTCAATTGCCGCATTAAATACGCAATCGATCACGCCCTCGATGAAGAAGACGCTAGTCTTCCGCCATTCGACATCGTGTTCAACGCGGTCGGCGATCCGGACATCGCGGAGCCGATTGCCAAGCGCCTCGCTCGGTTCGAGTCGCGCTCATCGCGGCCCGTGCTCAACCGCTCGGCCGTAGTGGCGCGCACGCGGCGGCATTGGCTGCCCGAATTGCTGCGTGGCCTGACCGACGTGGTAAGCGCGCATTGCGTGCTCGGCATCGCACCGACTGGCGCCGAAGAACCGCTCGCGCGCCGCGTCGCCGATAATGGGCTGACGTTTCCACTGTTGTTGCGGCCGGTCGCCTCGCATGGCGGCGATGGCCTCGTGCGCTGCGACGACCCCGATACACTTAACGCTCATTTACGCGTAATGAACGGCGCGCATTACCTGAGCGCGTTCCACAATACACGCGACGCGGATGGGTTTTATCGCAAGTACCGGATGATCTTTATCGACGGCGAGCCGTTCGCGTATCACCTCGCGATCTCGCCACACTGGATGGTCCACTACTTCTCGGCGGATATGGAGGCGCATGCGTGGAAGCTCGATGAAGAGCGCCGGTTCCTCGCCGATCCGCGTGGCGCGATCGGCGACCGCGCTTTACGTGCCATCGCGAACATCGGCGAACGGCTCGCGCTCGATTACGCCGGCATCGACTTCACGATCTTGCCGGACGGCCGCGTGTTCGTCTTCGAAGCCAATGCAACGATGCTGGTGCATTACGAACGCGACGACGGTCCGCTGAAACACAAGAACGGCCACGTACAACGCATCGTGGACGCTTTCGAGCAGATGATGATTCGCCGATCCCTCTCTCATGCAGGCGTGCGTGATTTACGTCGTCACACAGCGTCGACATGA
- a CDS encoding putative bifunctional diguanylate cyclase/phosphodiesterase codes for MFASSYNSLLVLFSLLVAILAAYTALDMAGRISSAPGRAAHWWLAGGAVAMGTGIWSMHFIGMLAFSLPIPLGYDPAITALSLLIAIASSAFALWLVGRNELPSSRLFCGALLMGAGIVAMHYTGMAAMRMAPGIRYIPSLFILSVVIAIVASGAALWIAFNLRRVSPLVRPLRAAAAVVMGFAIVGMHYTGMAAAQFPLGSVCGAARDGVNAGWLALVIIVVTLAVLAIALIVSVLDLRLESRTSMLAISLAEANQELTYLALHDNLTKLPNRLLLEDRVDRAIQSANRENNRFALMFMDLDGFKTVNDAYGHHIGDLLLVEVAQRIGANVRSEDTIARMGGDEFVLLAGVAEPADAATLADKVLTAIQEPFQVAGRELRISTSIGIAMYPGDGDHQGDLLTNADAAMYHAKSLGRNVYCFFEASMNAHVHEQLQLVQDLRSALVRHELILQYQPKFTAPNGPVIGVEALVRWSHPTRGLIAPDRFIPLAEKTGLIVPIGEWVLDEACRQISEWRTAGHWDWTMAVNLSALQFSHASLIQTVREALERYSLEPHCLTLEVTESTAMRDADASLRILQQLHDMGVRISIDDFGTGYSSLLYLKRLPASELKIDRGFVRDLTSDTEDAAIVSAIVALGQTLNLNIVAEGVETAAQRDFLTRLGCDSLQGFLLGCPMSADDLMEALSQDNVPNDAT; via the coding sequence ATGTTCGCTAGCAGCTACAACAGCCTGCTTGTCCTGTTCTCGCTGCTTGTCGCGATTCTGGCCGCGTATACCGCGCTGGACATGGCAGGTCGCATTTCTAGCGCACCGGGACGTGCAGCCCACTGGTGGCTGGCCGGCGGTGCAGTCGCGATGGGCACCGGCATCTGGTCGATGCACTTTATCGGCATGCTGGCATTTAGCTTGCCGATTCCGCTCGGCTATGATCCGGCGATCACCGCGCTCTCGCTTCTGATCGCAATCGCATCCTCAGCGTTCGCGCTGTGGCTCGTGGGCCGGAACGAGTTGCCGTCGTCGCGTTTGTTCTGCGGCGCGTTGCTGATGGGCGCCGGGATCGTCGCCATGCACTATACGGGCATGGCCGCAATGCGCATGGCACCGGGGATCCGGTATATCCCGTCCCTGTTCATTCTGTCCGTCGTCATCGCGATCGTCGCTTCGGGCGCGGCACTGTGGATTGCATTCAACCTGCGCCGCGTTTCACCGCTGGTTCGGCCATTGCGTGCGGCAGCAGCTGTGGTAATGGGTTTTGCCATTGTCGGGATGCATTACACAGGGATGGCGGCAGCGCAGTTCCCGCTTGGAAGCGTGTGTGGCGCGGCCCGTGATGGGGTGAACGCCGGATGGTTGGCGCTTGTGATCATCGTCGTCACGCTGGCGGTGCTCGCCATCGCGCTGATCGTTTCAGTACTTGATTTGCGGCTGGAGTCACGCACGTCTATGTTGGCGATTTCACTCGCCGAGGCCAATCAGGAACTGACCTACCTGGCGCTGCATGACAACCTCACCAAACTCCCTAACCGCTTGTTGCTGGAAGACCGAGTCGATCGTGCGATCCAGAGCGCGAATCGTGAGAATAACCGCTTCGCCCTGATGTTCATGGACCTGGACGGGTTTAAGACGGTCAACGACGCCTACGGACATCACATTGGCGACCTGTTGCTCGTCGAAGTCGCTCAGCGCATCGGGGCGAACGTCCGGTCAGAGGACACGATCGCCCGCATGGGTGGAGACGAATTCGTGCTACTGGCGGGGGTGGCCGAACCGGCGGATGCGGCGACTCTCGCTGACAAAGTTTTGACGGCCATTCAAGAGCCGTTTCAGGTGGCCGGCCGCGAGTTGCGCATCTCGACCAGTATCGGTATTGCGATGTACCCCGGCGATGGCGACCATCAGGGCGATCTGCTGACCAATGCCGACGCAGCGATGTATCACGCGAAGTCGCTGGGACGCAACGTCTACTGTTTCTTCGAAGCGTCGATGAATGCCCATGTTCACGAGCAGCTACAGCTCGTGCAGGATCTCCGCTCAGCCCTTGTGCGACACGAACTAATTCTGCAATACCAGCCCAAGTTCACCGCACCCAACGGACCGGTGATCGGCGTAGAAGCTCTAGTTCGCTGGTCGCATCCCACTCGCGGGCTCATTGCACCGGACCGGTTCATCCCTCTGGCGGAGAAAACCGGGTTGATCGTGCCGATCGGTGAATGGGTGCTGGACGAGGCCTGCCGGCAGATCAGTGAATGGCGCACAGCAGGCCACTGGGACTGGACCATGGCAGTCAACCTGTCGGCCCTGCAATTTAGCCATGCGAGCCTGATTCAAACGGTGCGGGAAGCCTTGGAGCGTTATTCACTGGAGCCACACTGTCTGACGCTCGAGGTCACCGAATCGACGGCGATGCGCGATGCCGATGCAAGCCTGCGAATCCTGCAGCAACTTCACGACATGGGCGTGCGTATTTCAATCGACGATTTTGGCACAGGCTATTCGAGCCTCCTTTACCTCAAGCGGCTACCGGCCAGCGAACTGAAAATCGACCGGGGGTTTGTCCGTGATCTCACAAGCGACACCGAAGACGCAGCGATTGTTTCCGCAATCGTAGCGCTGGGCCAGACACTCAATTTGAACATTGTTGCGGAGGGTGTGGAGACGGCGGCGCAGCGAGACTTCCTGACCCGACTTGGTTGCGATTCCCTGCAAGGTTTCCTGCTTGGATGTCCAATGTCTGCAGATGATTTGATGGAAGCGCTATCCCAAGACAATGTTCCGAATGATGCAACGTGA
- a CDS encoding SDR family NAD(P)-dependent oxidoreductase yields MPVHSLNLNDHVALVTGGSRGIGRAISIALASAGAAVAVNYRQRENDAADVVAEIERAGGRAIAVCADVSVADDVEAMIVEVKNRLGLIDVLVNNAGTATIVDIDDLAEAEFDRTLAVNLKSAFLCTQAVLPGMRARRWGRIVNVSSAAARGPGLVGVHYNASKAGLEGLTRGYAARLAREGITVNAVAPGPIDTEMAGPLKASNVAERLPVGRLGEAGEVAAVVLMVVDNAFVTGQTIPVNGGASFI; encoded by the coding sequence ATGCCAGTTCATTCGCTCAACCTGAACGATCATGTCGCCTTGGTGACCGGCGGCTCGCGCGGAATCGGACGCGCCATTTCGATCGCGCTTGCCTCAGCCGGCGCAGCAGTCGCCGTCAACTATCGGCAACGCGAGAACGACGCGGCCGACGTCGTCGCGGAAATCGAACGCGCCGGAGGCCGCGCGATCGCGGTATGCGCCGACGTATCGGTCGCAGACGACGTCGAAGCGATGATCGTCGAGGTGAAAAATCGCCTTGGCTTGATCGACGTGCTCGTGAACAACGCGGGCACCGCGACGATCGTCGACATCGACGATCTCGCGGAGGCGGAGTTCGATCGAACGCTCGCCGTCAATCTGAAATCGGCGTTTCTCTGTACGCAGGCAGTGCTGCCCGGCATGCGCGCGAGGCGCTGGGGCCGCATCGTCAACGTCTCGTCGGCCGCCGCCCGCGGCCCCGGCCTGGTCGGCGTTCACTACAACGCATCGAAAGCCGGCCTCGAAGGCTTGACGCGCGGCTATGCGGCACGGCTCGCCCGCGAAGGGATCACCGTCAACGCCGTTGCACCGGGACCGATCGACACCGAAATGGCCGGACCGCTTAAGGCGTCCAACGTCGCAGAAAGGCTGCCCGTCGGGCGCTTGGGCGAAGCGGGCGAGGTCGCGGCGGTCGTGCTGATGGTCGTCGACAACGCATTCGTCACGGGCCAAACGATCCCCGTCAATGGAGGCGCAAGCTTCATATAG